In the genome of Carya illinoinensis cultivar Pawnee chromosome 13, C.illinoinensisPawnee_v1, whole genome shotgun sequence, the window TCAGGAAGGAGAGCCATTGTGGAGGGCTGTTGTTGATTCTAAGCATGAGAGTGCTTGGAGGGTTGGTGTTCGAAGGAAGTGAGAGGTTCACATTGTGTGGGGTTGTGGAAAAATAGTAGGAGTGGATGGGGGGTTTTTGCAACTAACTTTGGATTTGTCGAGGGATCCAAATTCAGATTTTGGCATGACGTTTGGTGTGGTGATAGAGCTCTCAAGATTGCATTTCTTGGCCTCAGTGGTTTTGGATAGCTTTGGTCACTCCTTTCAGTGGAATGTTTGTTTTACTAGAGCGGATTGGGATTAGGAAATTGGGCCTATTTTTTTGCTTTCCCACTTGTTGTTGCTTCCAGTATTGGTAGGGACAAGGTGGATAAGATGATTTGGATTCATTCAGAGAGTACGAAGTTCACTATTTGATCTTTGTACAAGGTTTTGACAAATTATATCCTTAATCATTTTCCTTGAAAGCGTATATGGAGCAGCAAGGTGGCTCCCAAGGTTGCCTTCTTTGTTTGGGCTGCTTCTCTTGGGAAAAACCTGACCATGGACAATCTGAGGAAGCGAGAGCTTGTTGTTATGGATTGGTGCTATATGTGTAAAAGCAGTGGTGAAATAGTGGATAATTTTTACTTCACTATGAGGTGCCCAGGGTCTTATGAAATAAGATTATTAGTAGGACTGGACTTGCGCAGGCAATGCTTAGGAGGGTGGTGGATCTCCTTGCAAGTTAGAGAGGCGTTCAAGGTAATCATCAAATTGCTGCAGTGTGGAATATGATTCCCTTCTGTCTCATGcgatgtatttggatgcaaaggAATGGTTGGAGTTTTAAAGATTGAGAATGCATGTTGGATGATCTCAGATGTTTATTCTTCCCTACTTTATTTTTGTGGGCTTCTATGATTGTCCTCAATGGGACTAgattccatgattttcttgtatccatATATAGTTTTTGACTTTTAACTAGGTGTTAtccatgtatacttcctgtgtacttgggatttgcctatttacttgatcataaaatcttattttacctataaaaaaaaaaagaaaaaagaaaaaaaagaaacccaaaTTGATATTTTGGTGATtccttttggtttttgtttaccATGTATCTTGTCACAACTAagattttccctctctttctctgtgTCTACTTCACTGGATACTTTTTGATGCACTGATTTTTCCATGACATTTGGGTTAAATTTATAACCTCTCTCCTTATTCAAGGAATTTTCTGGCTTGTGCCACAGAGCATGGTATTGATGTTGATTATGCAAGAATGGGGAACTTGGTCAACCAACCAGTGTGGTGCAGTGAAGCAAATGAGCAATTTGGAAAGCGCTGCGGGAGGAATGGACTTTGCTCGCATGAAGTTCTTCAAGATGGGGAAACTGATTTTGATTCCAAGATGGTCAGGATGGTAGTTTCCTAGTACTCCCCCAGCTAATGAGTCCTGGCTTTTTATAATATACCGTTTGTTTTGGAATGCATAATTTTATTCTGATATCTGTTAGTccagttattatttattactactTCTCAATGTGCCTTAAGCTTTGCAGACTCTCTGGAGAATGTTTAACCCAATCTACTTTTTAATGGTggtaataatttttatgtttttgtccttcttacttttcttaaaaaaaaataatttttatgtttttgttcttatttataagagttaatttggttattcattttctctcccTTGTTCCATGTTCATATAGATGTAAAGATCATTTGATAGTAATCAACAATATTTCAGCACAACTAACGCCTCCAATCGCAGGATtgaactataatataattatttttctgaGACAGGCTTCATTTGAACTTTCATGGTGCTGCAAAGGTGAACAAAGTGATCAGCACAAACATTACATTGTCTCTTTTGAAAGAGGGAATATAATAACTGCAGAACGAAGCAGTAAGCAGGTACACAACTATTCTCCATATAAGAGGCTATGGTTCTGCAACTAATTTAACTTGTCAAAGCAGCGGCTTTTGCCACTGATCTATCGATTTGCTCACCTTTACACTCTTTTCTCAACTCTGCATGGCACTCTTTGAGTGACTGTTAGAGTAGCTCATAGGTGTCTTCATGGAAGTGGGACTAGAGTGCGTGGCAGGGCCGGGTCTAAAGATCCCTTACCTGCGAAGTTGAACCATGCCTATAACTGCcttatttctgcttggggataACAAGGGGTTCCTGTCCCCACCATTAGGAAAATTAAAGCCTCGACCCCATCCATTCTTATTAT includes:
- the LOC122291590 gene encoding putative NAD kinase 3 isoform X4: MDNLRKRELVVMDWCYMCKSSGEIVDNFYFTMRCPGSYEIRLLVGLDLRRQCLGGWWISLQVREAFKASFELSWCCKGEQSDQHKHYIVSFERGNIITAERSSKQVPGILICPHSLSFRPLILTEHVTLRVQVPFNSRGHAWASFDGKDGKQLTAGNALVCSMAPWPVPTACLVDSTSEFLCSIHEDLHWNLRKTQSFDGPRDS